The Bordetella sp. FB-8 genome includes a window with the following:
- a CDS encoding sulfite exporter TauE/SafE family protein, with protein MLSAVQYLLGGVSGSLVGFTLGLVGGGGSILAVPFIVYLVGVTDPHVAIGTSAFAVAANAGANLLAHARRGTVKWSIAGPFAAAGVIGAMLGSSLGKAVDGQKLLAAFALLMLVVGVLMLRNRGGSETAAAQPVRHRSARVCAMGGLTGLLSGFFGIGGGFLIVPGLMYSARVPILYAVGSSLVAVTAFGLTTAVNYAWAGWVDWPLAFVFIGGGILGGLVGTQFAHGLAKRKGMLNLVFAGLVFVVAIYMLYRSGPALGKW; from the coding sequence ATGCTCTCGGCGGTACAGTATTTGTTGGGAGGGGTCTCGGGCTCCCTGGTCGGCTTCACCTTGGGCCTAGTCGGCGGCGGCGGGTCCATCCTGGCCGTGCCTTTCATCGTCTACCTGGTCGGGGTAACGGATCCCCATGTGGCCATCGGGACCAGCGCGTTCGCGGTCGCTGCCAATGCCGGCGCCAATCTGCTGGCGCACGCGCGCAGAGGCACGGTGAAATGGTCGATCGCCGGCCCCTTCGCGGCCGCGGGCGTCATCGGCGCCATGCTGGGCTCGTCCCTGGGCAAGGCCGTCGACGGGCAGAAACTGCTGGCGGCGTTCGCGCTGCTGATGCTGGTCGTCGGCGTGCTGATGCTGCGCAATCGCGGCGGCAGCGAGACCGCCGCGGCGCAACCCGTGCGGCACCGGTCGGCGCGCGTTTGCGCAATGGGAGGACTGACCGGCCTGCTCTCAGGCTTTTTCGGTATCGGCGGCGGGTTCCTGATCGTTCCCGGTCTCATGTACTCGGCCAGGGTGCCCATTCTCTATGCCGTCGGCTCCTCACTGGTGGCGGTGACGGCTTTCGGTCTGACCACGGCCGTCAACTATGCCTGGGCCGGCTGGGTGGACTGGCCGCTGGCTTTCGTCTTCATCGGCGGGGGCATCCTCGGGGGACTGGTCGGCACGCAGTTCGCGCACGGTCTGGCAAAGCGCAAGGGCATGCTCAACCTGGTGTTCGCCGGGCTCGTCTTCGTGGTCGCGATCTACATGCTTTACCGCAGCGGACCCGCACTGGGCAAGTGGTAG
- a CDS encoding XapX domain-containing protein, translated as MKLYVLSLGAGLLVGIVYSLLHVRSPAPPLVALIGLLGILVGEQVIPVGRQLLQGSAFCAACEATQATSHVLGQLPGRHAAPQGAQDEPRP; from the coding sequence ATGAAACTCTATGTTCTGTCGCTAGGCGCCGGCCTGCTGGTCGGCATCGTCTACAGCCTGCTGCATGTGCGCTCTCCCGCGCCGCCCCTGGTGGCGCTGATCGGTTTGCTCGGCATTCTGGTCGGCGAGCAGGTCATCCCGGTAGGCAGGCAATTGCTGCAAGGCTCGGCCTTCTGCGCCGCATGCGAAGCGACGCAGGCGACAAGCCATGTGCTCGGGCAGCTGCCGGGGCGGCATGCCGCCCCGCAGGGGGCCCAGGACGAGCCGCGCCCATAG
- a CDS encoding hydrolase, with product MSKYLEVLTPQNCQIIFIDQQPQMAFGVQSIDRQVLKNNVVGLAKAAKAFGIPATLTTVETESFSGHTYPELLAVFPQHKILERSSMNSWDDQNVRDALAAHGRKKVVVSGLWTEVCNTTFALSAMLEGDYEIYMVADASGGTSLDAHNYAMQRMVQAGAVPVTWQQVLLEWQRDWARKQTYDAVMDIVKEHSGAYGMGVDYAYTMVHDAPERVRHGERVGPNPATR from the coding sequence ATGTCCAAGTATCTCGAAGTCCTGACCCCGCAGAATTGCCAGATCATCTTCATCGACCAGCAGCCGCAGATGGCATTCGGCGTGCAGTCCATCGACCGCCAGGTCCTGAAGAACAACGTCGTGGGCCTGGCCAAGGCAGCCAAGGCGTTCGGCATTCCGGCCACCCTCACCACGGTGGAAACCGAGAGCTTCTCCGGCCACACCTACCCGGAACTGCTGGCCGTGTTCCCGCAACACAAAATCCTGGAGCGCAGTTCGATGAACTCCTGGGACGACCAGAATGTGCGCGACGCCCTTGCCGCCCATGGCCGCAAGAAGGTCGTGGTGTCCGGTCTGTGGACCGAAGTGTGCAACACCACCTTTGCCCTGAGCGCCATGCTCGAAGGCGACTACGAGATCTACATGGTGGCCGACGCGTCGGGCGGCACCTCCCTGGATGCGCACAACTACGCCATGCAGCGCATGGTGCAGGCCGGCGCCGTACCCGTGACCTGGCAGCAAGTGCTGCTCGAATGGCAGCGCGACTGGGCGCGCAAGCAGACCTACGACGCCGTCATGGACATCGTCAAGGAACACTCCGGCGCCTATGGCATGGGCGTGGATTATGCCTACACGATGGTTCACGATGCGCCCGAGCGCGTGCGGCACGGCGAACGCGTCGGCCCCAATCCTGCCACCAGGTAG
- a CDS encoding LysR family transcriptional regulator has protein sequence MKKMPDLPAWAIFAKIAEVGTFAGAAAELALSQATVSKAVARLEARMNITLFHRTSRRMALTDSGLAALKHAARLLEEGEAAEAALAERSTSLRGPVRVAAPMSFGLSHLAPALPPFMKRHPDVNLDIEFSDEQVDLVANRFDLALRISCPADSSLLARRLCSVRILLVGSPAYFERHGLPDHPRQLAGHRALQYAYSQDGASWKFRHERHGEFAQPIEAALRVNNAEALEHTLQAGLGLALQPEFLVWKDIQAGRLQAVMEDWQVDPIVLHILTPPGRRRPARVQGFIDYLIESFAGQPWARGGAQADVRA, from the coding sequence ATGAAAAAAATGCCTGACCTGCCGGCGTGGGCCATCTTCGCCAAGATTGCCGAAGTCGGAACATTTGCCGGCGCTGCCGCCGAACTCGCCTTATCCCAGGCCACCGTATCCAAGGCGGTCGCGCGACTGGAAGCGCGGATGAACATCACACTGTTTCATCGCACGTCGCGGCGCATGGCCCTGACCGATAGCGGACTGGCGGCGCTCAAGCATGCCGCGCGCCTTCTGGAAGAGGGCGAGGCCGCCGAGGCGGCGCTGGCCGAGCGGTCTACCAGCCTGCGGGGTCCGGTACGGGTCGCAGCGCCGATGTCGTTCGGGCTGTCCCATCTGGCGCCGGCACTGCCGCCGTTCATGAAGAGGCATCCCGATGTAAACCTGGATATCGAGTTCAGCGACGAACAGGTCGATCTGGTTGCAAACCGGTTTGACTTGGCGCTGCGCATTTCCTGCCCGGCCGATTCCAGTCTGCTGGCGCGGCGCCTTTGCAGCGTGCGCATCCTGCTGGTCGGCTCGCCCGCCTATTTCGAACGCCATGGCCTGCCAGATCATCCGCGCCAACTGGCCGGGCATCGCGCTTTGCAATACGCCTACTCCCAGGATGGCGCGAGCTGGAAATTCCGCCACGAGCGCCACGGCGAGTTCGCGCAGCCGATCGAGGCGGCGCTGCGGGTCAACAATGCCGAAGCCCTCGAGCATACACTGCAGGCCGGGCTGGGACTGGCGCTGCAGCCGGAGTTCCTGGTCTGGAAGGATATCCAGGCAGGCAGGCTGCAAGCCGTCATGGAAGATTGGCAGGTCGATCCCATCGTGCTTCATATTCTGACTCCGCCTGGACGCAGGCGGCCCGCGCGCGTGCAAGGCTTCATCGACTATCTCATCGAGAGCTTCGCCGGCCAACCCTGGGCCCGCGGCGGTGCGCAGGCGGACGTGCGCGCCTAA
- a CDS encoding DoxX family protein, whose protein sequence is MPPAAVRALLGGRTARVAAYLGLCAAYIQGGLVKLTDFPGAIGEMTHFGLSPAPLFAVLVIALELGASAMIIAGWLRWLGALGLAGFTLMATLIALRFWEMPAGPERFMAANSFFEHLGLAGGFLLVAWLDLQQAPVS, encoded by the coding sequence ATGCCGCCCGCAGCCGTCCGCGCCCTCCTGGGCGGCAGGACGGCGCGCGTGGCGGCCTATCTCGGCCTGTGCGCCGCTTACATACAGGGCGGCCTGGTCAAGCTCACCGACTTCCCTGGAGCAATCGGCGAGATGACGCATTTCGGCCTGTCGCCCGCGCCGCTGTTCGCGGTGCTGGTGATCGCGCTCGAACTGGGCGCCTCCGCGATGATCATCGCAGGATGGCTGCGCTGGCTGGGCGCGCTGGGACTGGCAGGCTTCACCCTGATGGCAACGCTGATTGCGTTGCGCTTCTGGGAGATGCCCGCCGGCCCGGAACGCTTCATGGCGGCCAATTCCTTCTTCGAGCACCTCGGGCTGGCAGGCGGCTTCCTGTTGGTCGCCTGGCTCGATCTGCAGCAAGCACCGGTCTCATAA
- a CDS encoding amidohydrolase — MTDPSPDIIFHNARITTLDRAKPVASAVAIKAGRFVAVGSEEDVMPLAGSNTRVLDLKRRPVLPGLFDNHTHVVRGGLNYNMELRWDGVRSLADAMDMLRRQVAITPAPQWVRVIGGFTEHQFAEKRLPTLDEINAIAPDTPVFLLHLYDRALLNAAALRAVGYTQDTPEPPGGQIMRDADGNPTGLLLARPNATILYATLAKGPKLPLDYQINSTRHFMRELNRLGVTGVIDAGGGYQNYPDDYEVIQKLADAGQITVRLAYNLFTQKPKQEKEDFLKWTSSVKYKQGDDYFRHNGAGEMLVYSAADFEDFRVERPEMPPQMEGELEEVVRVLAQNRWPWRLHATYDQTISRALDVFEKVDRDTPLAGINWFFDHAETISDKSIDRIAALGGGIAVQHRMAYQGEYFVERYGAQAAEATPPIKRILERGVKVSAGTDATRVASYNPWVSLSWMVTGKTVGGLRLYPQRNLLDRETALRMWTENVAWFSNEEGRRGRIQAGQLADFIVPSKDYFGVPEDEISFLTSHLTVVGGRVVYGEGDFAALDDNPLPPAMPDWSPTRLFKGYGAWGEPEGAGRNSRYPRYQAMASCACSSACGLHGHDHAQAWASKTPVSDLQGFFGALGCSCWAV; from the coding sequence ATGACCGACCCCAGTCCCGACATCATCTTTCACAACGCCCGGATCACCACGCTCGACCGCGCCAAACCGGTGGCCAGCGCCGTGGCGATCAAGGCCGGCAGGTTCGTGGCCGTCGGCAGCGAGGAAGATGTCATGCCGCTGGCGGGCAGCAATACCCGCGTCCTCGACCTCAAGCGCAGGCCCGTCCTGCCGGGGCTGTTCGACAACCACACCCACGTGGTGCGTGGAGGCTTGAACTACAACATGGAATTGCGCTGGGACGGTGTGCGCTCGCTGGCCGACGCGATGGACATGCTCAGGCGCCAGGTCGCCATCACGCCAGCGCCGCAATGGGTGCGCGTGATCGGCGGTTTCACCGAACACCAATTCGCCGAAAAGCGCCTGCCCACCCTCGATGAAATCAACGCCATCGCGCCCGACACGCCGGTGTTCCTGCTGCATCTGTACGACCGCGCGCTACTGAACGCCGCGGCATTGCGCGCCGTGGGCTACACCCAGGACACGCCGGAGCCGCCGGGCGGCCAGATCATGCGCGATGCCGACGGCAACCCCACCGGACTGCTGCTGGCCAGGCCCAACGCGACCATTCTCTACGCCACCCTGGCCAAGGGTCCGAAGCTGCCGCTGGATTATCAGATCAACTCCACGCGCCACTTCATGCGCGAACTCAACCGCCTGGGCGTGACCGGCGTCATCGATGCCGGCGGCGGCTACCAGAACTACCCCGATGACTACGAAGTCATCCAGAAACTGGCCGACGCGGGCCAGATCACCGTGCGTCTGGCCTACAACTTGTTCACGCAAAAACCCAAACAGGAAAAAGAGGACTTCCTCAAGTGGACCTCGTCGGTCAAGTACAAACAGGGCGACGACTATTTCCGCCACAACGGGGCGGGCGAGATGCTGGTTTATTCCGCGGCCGATTTCGAGGATTTTCGCGTCGAACGCCCCGAGATGCCACCGCAAATGGAGGGCGAGCTCGAGGAAGTCGTGCGCGTACTGGCGCAGAACCGATGGCCCTGGCGCCTGCACGCCACCTACGACCAGACCATCTCGCGCGCGCTCGACGTATTCGAGAAGGTCGACCGGGACACGCCGCTGGCAGGCATCAACTGGTTCTTCGACCATGCCGAGACGATCTCGGACAAGTCCATTGACCGCATCGCCGCCCTGGGCGGCGGCATTGCCGTGCAGCATCGCATGGCCTACCAGGGCGAGTATTTCGTCGAGCGCTATGGCGCGCAAGCCGCCGAGGCGACCCCGCCCATCAAGCGCATCCTGGAACGGGGCGTCAAAGTCTCCGCGGGCACCGATGCCACGCGCGTCGCTTCGTACAATCCCTGGGTATCGCTGTCGTGGATGGTTACCGGCAAGACCGTGGGCGGCCTGCGGCTCTATCCGCAGCGCAACCTGCTGGACCGCGAGACGGCGCTACGCATGTGGACCGAGAACGTGGCCTGGTTCTCGAACGAGGAAGGCCGCCGCGGACGCATCCAGGCCGGCCAGCTCGCGGACTTCATCGTGCCGAGCAAGGATTATTTCGGCGTGCCCGAAGACGAGATCTCGTTCCTGACCTCGCACCTGACCGTGGTGGGCGGCCGCGTGGTCTACGGCGAAGGCGATTTCGCCGCTCTGGACGACAATCCCCTGCCGCCGGCCATGCCCGACTGGTCCCCCACACGCCTGTTCAAGGGCTACGGGGCCTGGGGCGAGCCTGAAGGCGCCGGCAGAAATTCGCGCTATCCGCGCTACCAGGCCATGGCCTCTTGCGCATGCTCGAGCGCATGCGGTCTGCACGGCCACGACCACGCCCAGGCCTGGGCCTCGAAAACACCGGTATCGGACCTGCAGGGCTTTTTCGGCGCCCTGGGGTGTTCCTGCTGGGCCGTGTGA
- a CDS encoding LysR family transcriptional regulator, whose product MNLEQLNFHHLLYFWRVARLGHLTRAAKELHTSQSSLSAQIRQLEERLGDALFIREGRRLVLTETGHLVQAYAENIFGLGQELLGRLQGHSEGVMRLRIGSVSTMSRNYQENLFRPLLSDASVVLTLESGPLEHLLKRLAEHQLDLVLANEPVTADPQRPLHSRFLGGQPLSLIGPSRLWRGKHLRVPQDLDGLEIALPGRHHAVRSQFDALCITAQVKPQVRAEVDDMAMLRLIARDSGWLAVLPEVVVQDELSNGLLCLAGQCPQLQEHFYAITTPHRHRIERLEALLQSAPAAALAAGAHAR is encoded by the coding sequence ATGAATCTTGAGCAACTGAACTTCCATCACCTGCTGTATTTTTGGCGTGTCGCCCGACTCGGGCATCTGACGCGTGCGGCCAAGGAACTGCACACGTCGCAGTCATCCCTGTCTGCGCAAATCCGGCAACTGGAAGAACGCCTGGGCGATGCGTTGTTCATACGCGAGGGGCGGCGTTTGGTGCTGACCGAAACCGGCCATCTGGTTCAGGCCTATGCCGAGAACATCTTCGGCCTGGGGCAAGAACTGCTGGGGCGGCTGCAGGGCCATAGCGAAGGCGTCATGCGCTTGCGCATCGGTAGCGTGTCCACCATGTCGCGCAACTACCAGGAAAATCTGTTCCGCCCCCTCCTGAGCGATGCCTCGGTTGTTTTGACCTTGGAGTCCGGCCCGCTGGAGCATCTTCTGAAGCGTCTGGCCGAGCATCAACTGGATCTGGTGCTGGCCAACGAACCGGTCACCGCCGATCCCCAGCGTCCGCTGCACAGCCGGTTTCTTGGTGGGCAGCCGCTGTCCCTGATCGGTCCGTCACGGCTTTGGCGCGGGAAGCATCTGCGTGTGCCGCAGGATCTGGACGGGTTGGAAATCGCGCTGCCCGGGAGACATCATGCCGTGCGCTCCCAGTTCGATGCGCTGTGCATCACCGCGCAGGTCAAGCCCCAGGTGCGCGCCGAAGTGGACGACATGGCCATGCTTCGGCTGATTGCCCGCGACAGCGGCTGGCTCGCGGTATTGCCCGAAGTGGTGGTTCAAGATGAATTGAGCAACGGGCTGCTTTGCCTCGCCGGGCAGTGCCCGCAGTTGCAAGAGCACTTCTATGCCATCACCACGCCGCATCGGCACCGCATCGAGCGGTTGGAGGCACTGCTGCAGTCGGCGCCTGCCGCGGCGCTGGCTGCCGGGGCGCACGCGCGTTGA
- a CDS encoding MBL fold metallo-hydrolase, producing the protein MIEKNAMQIEGYFDIHTSTMSYIVLDEASGQCALIDSVLDYDPKSGRTSTASADKLVGRVKALGATVQWILETHVHADHLSAAPYLKQKLGGRVGIGRHITTVQTVFGKLFNAGADFARDGSQFDRLFDDGDSFAIGTLEARIMHTPGHTPACVTYVVGDGRELAAFVGDTLFMPDYGTARCDFPGGDAHALYRSIARVLALPAETRLYMCHDYRPGGRELQFVSTVAQERAQNIHVHDGIGEDEFVAMRTRRDALLEMPVLILPSVQVNMRAGHFPEPESNGVSYLKIPVNGL; encoded by the coding sequence ATGATCGAGAAGAATGCAATGCAAATCGAAGGCTATTTCGATATCCATACCTCGACGATGAGCTACATCGTCCTGGATGAAGCGAGCGGGCAGTGTGCGCTGATCGACAGCGTGCTTGACTACGATCCCAAGTCTGGGCGCACATCCACGGCCAGCGCCGACAAGCTCGTCGGGCGCGTCAAGGCGTTGGGCGCCACGGTGCAGTGGATCCTCGAGACGCATGTGCATGCGGACCACCTGTCGGCGGCGCCCTACCTCAAGCAAAAGCTGGGCGGCAGGGTCGGCATAGGCAGGCACATCACGACCGTGCAAACCGTGTTCGGCAAGCTATTTAACGCGGGCGCGGACTTTGCGCGCGACGGCAGCCAGTTCGACAGACTGTTCGACGACGGGGACAGCTTTGCCATCGGCACGCTGGAGGCGCGGATCATGCATACGCCGGGTCATACGCCGGCCTGCGTGACCTATGTTGTGGGCGATGGCCGCGAGTTGGCCGCTTTCGTCGGCGACACCCTGTTCATGCCCGATTACGGCACGGCACGATGCGACTTTCCGGGGGGCGACGCGCATGCGCTGTACCGGTCCATAGCCAGGGTGCTGGCCTTGCCGGCCGAGACCCGGCTCTACATGTGCCACGACTACCGGCCCGGCGGCCGGGAGTTGCAGTTCGTCAGCACCGTCGCGCAGGAGCGCGCGCAGAACATCCATGTCCACGACGGCATCGGCGAGGACGAGTTCGTGGCCATGCGCACCAGGCGCGACGCGCTGCTTGAAATGCCGGTGCTGATCCTGCCCTCGGTGCAGGTCAACATGCGCGCGGGACATTTCCCCGAACCGGAAAGCAACGGCGTGAGTTACCTCAAAATACCCGTCAACGGGCTGTAA
- a CDS encoding YoaK family protein — MEQPTASPRLTSLLGFNAGYVDTAGFLALNGLFTAHVTGNFVTLAASLVHGTNGALAKLSALPVFCVLVVLSRLTRSVGGLMATKIVLLAAAAVLMIAYGPFPDSDAGPAFAAGMLLVAAMSVQNAVQRMYLTSAPPSTLMTGTTTQIMLDLADLLRGADSAARTAAWARLRKMVPAVLVFAAGCAAAALAYVWMGMWCFALPPAVAAMAAMAMDSGPCGA, encoded by the coding sequence ATGGAACAACCCACCGCATCCCCCCGATTGACCAGTTTGCTCGGATTCAACGCCGGCTATGTGGATACTGCCGGATTTCTGGCCCTGAATGGGCTCTTCACCGCCCACGTAACCGGCAACTTCGTCACGCTGGCCGCCTCGCTGGTGCACGGCACGAACGGAGCCCTGGCGAAACTGTCGGCTCTGCCGGTGTTCTGCGTACTGGTCGTGCTGTCGCGCCTGACGCGCTCGGTGGGCGGACTCATGGCGACCAAGATTGTCCTGCTCGCGGCGGCTGCGGTGCTCATGATCGCGTACGGGCCATTTCCGGACAGCGATGCCGGACCGGCCTTCGCGGCCGGCATGCTACTGGTAGCCGCCATGTCCGTGCAGAATGCCGTCCAACGCATGTACCTGACGAGCGCGCCGCCGTCGACGCTCATGACCGGGACGACCACGCAGATCATGCTCGACCTGGCCGATCTGCTGCGCGGTGCGGATTCTGCCGCGCGGACCGCGGCGTGGGCGCGCTTGCGCAAGATGGTGCCTGCCGTCCTGGTCTTCGCGGCTGGCTGCGCCGCGGCCGCGCTGGCTTATGTCTGGATGGGAATGTGGTGCTTCGCCCTGCCGCCGGCCGTGGCGGCCATGGCGGCCATGGCAATGGATAGCGGCCCGTGCGGCGCGTGA
- a CDS encoding bifunctional protein tyrosine phosphatase family protein/NAD(P)/FAD-dependent oxidoreductase: MDTRILTPELSVSPQIFPQDVAALRTAGFRALICNRPDGEGNDQPLFSEIEKAARAAGMDAVYMPVESGKVTDEQARQFGEALARLPRPVLAYCRTGMRSATMWALSQTGKSSLTDILESAQRAGYDMSAVTRRIANAGSTALDISAATHDVVVVGGGAAGIAVTASMLSRNPGLDVVIIDPADVHYYQPGWTLVGRGIFQAPDTARTMGSLIPRGAQWIKSAVAAFDPQSNSVILDGCRVVRYKQLVVCPGLKLDWGGIEGLAETLGSNGVTSNYRYDLAPYTWKRVQSLRGGRALFTQPPMPIKCAGAPQKAMYLSADHWRRQGVLRNIDIGFYNSGAALFGVAEYVPALMEYVKAYGIDLNFGHTLTSIDGPGKTATFVRTGPDGSKETVRESFDMIHVVPPQKAPDFIRVSPLADAAGWVDIDPATMRHKQYENIHALGDAGNTGNAKTAAAARAQAPVVAHNVLAALGLAKGQAQYNGYGSCPLTVERGKIVLAEFLYGGKVAPSFPTWLIDGTRPSRLAWLLKERILPFVYWKGMFKGHEWMVHPKLVDVADPHKIREDASA; encoded by the coding sequence ATGGATACCCGCATACTCACCCCCGAACTGTCAGTGTCGCCGCAAATTTTTCCGCAGGACGTCGCCGCTTTGCGCACTGCGGGCTTTCGAGCGCTGATCTGCAATCGGCCCGATGGCGAAGGCAACGACCAGCCTTTGTTTTCCGAAATCGAGAAAGCAGCCCGCGCTGCCGGGATGGACGCGGTCTATATGCCGGTCGAGTCCGGCAAGGTGACCGACGAGCAGGCGCGCCAGTTCGGCGAAGCCTTGGCGAGGTTGCCCAGGCCCGTGCTCGCCTATTGCCGCACCGGCATGCGATCGGCGACGATGTGGGCGCTCTCGCAGACCGGTAAATCATCCCTCACGGATATCCTGGAAAGCGCGCAGCGCGCAGGGTACGACATGAGCGCCGTCACGCGACGCATCGCCAACGCCGGAAGCACTGCTCTGGACATCAGCGCAGCGACGCACGATGTGGTCGTCGTCGGCGGCGGCGCCGCGGGCATCGCGGTGACGGCCAGTATGCTAAGCCGCAATCCCGGCCTGGATGTCGTCATCATCGACCCGGCCGACGTGCATTATTACCAGCCGGGCTGGACGCTGGTCGGGCGCGGCATATTCCAGGCCCCGGACACGGCGCGCACCATGGGGTCGCTGATTCCGCGCGGCGCTCAGTGGATCAAGTCGGCTGTGGCGGCTTTCGATCCGCAGAGCAATTCAGTGATCCTGGACGGATGCCGGGTGGTTCGCTACAAGCAGTTGGTCGTTTGCCCCGGCCTGAAGCTCGACTGGGGCGGCATCGAAGGCCTGGCCGAAACGCTGGGCAGCAACGGCGTCACGTCCAATTACCGCTACGATCTCGCGCCTTACACGTGGAAGCGGGTGCAGTCCCTGCGAGGGGGCAGGGCCTTGTTCACCCAGCCGCCGATGCCGATCAAATGCGCCGGCGCTCCCCAGAAGGCGATGTATCTTTCCGCCGATCACTGGCGGCGCCAGGGCGTGCTGCGAAATATCGACATCGGTTTCTACAATTCCGGTGCCGCCTTGTTCGGCGTGGCCGAGTATGTGCCCGCGCTCATGGAGTATGTGAAGGCCTACGGCATTGACCTGAATTTCGGCCATACGCTGACATCCATCGACGGCCCTGGCAAGACGGCTACATTTGTCAGGACCGGGCCCGACGGCAGCAAGGAAACCGTGCGCGAGTCCTTCGACATGATCCACGTCGTGCCGCCGCAAAAGGCGCCCGATTTCATCCGCGTCAGCCCGCTGGCCGACGCGGCCGGTTGGGTCGACATCGACCCGGCCACGATGCGGCACAAGCAATACGAGAACATCCATGCGCTCGGCGATGCCGGCAATACGGGCAACGCCAAGACAGCCGCGGCCGCTCGCGCGCAGGCGCCGGTGGTCGCGCACAACGTCCTTGCAGCGCTGGGTCTGGCCAAGGGCCAGGCGCAGTACAACGGCTACGGGTCCTGCCCCCTGACCGTCGAGCGCGGCAAGATCGTCCTGGCGGAATTTCTTTACGGCGGGAAAGTGGCGCCCAGTTTTCCCACCTGGCTTATCGACGGTACGCGGCCGTCCCGCTTGGCCTGGCTGCTCAAGGAACGCATCCTGCCTTTTGTCTATTGGAAGGGCATGTTCAAAGGGCACGAATGGATGGTGCATCCAAAACTGGTCGATGTGGCCGATCCGCACAAGATCCGGGAGGATGCGTCGGCTTAG